Proteins encoded together in one Halalkaliarchaeum sp. AArc-CO window:
- the hisB gene encoding imidazoleglycerol-phosphate dehydratase HisB → MSERRGAVSRETAETDVEVTLVVDGDGESEIDTGVSFFDHMLASFSKHGLFDLTVRCDGDLEIDDHHTVEDVAIALGEAFEEALGDKRGIVRYADRRVPLDEAVSSVVVDVSGRPRWYFEGEFSQEQVGGFTSDMARHFGESLAMNAGLTLHAGVDGENAHHEIEALFKCLARALDDATRIDERRSDTPSTKGEL, encoded by the coding sequence ATGAGCGAGCGACGCGGTGCCGTCTCCCGGGAGACAGCCGAGACCGACGTGGAGGTGACGCTCGTCGTCGACGGCGACGGCGAAAGCGAGATCGACACCGGCGTGAGCTTCTTCGATCACATGCTCGCGTCGTTTTCGAAACACGGGCTGTTCGACCTGACGGTCCGGTGTGACGGCGACCTCGAGATCGACGACCACCACACCGTCGAGGACGTCGCCATCGCGCTCGGCGAGGCGTTCGAGGAGGCGCTGGGCGACAAGCGCGGCATCGTCCGGTACGCCGACCGGCGGGTCCCGCTGGACGAGGCCGTCTCGAGCGTCGTCGTCGACGTCTCGGGTCGCCCGCGGTGGTACTTCGAGGGCGAGTTCTCACAGGAACAGGTCGGCGGGTTCACGAGCGACATGGCCCGCCACTTCGGCGAGTCGCTGGCGATGAACGCCGGCCTCACTCTCCACGCCGGCGTCGACGGCGAGAACGCCCACCACGAGATCGAGGCGCTATTCAAGTGCCTCGCCCGGGCGCTCGACGACGCCACCCGGATCGACGAGCGGCGGAGCGACACGCCGAGCACGAAAGGAGAGCTGTAA
- a CDS encoding antitoxin VapB family protein, producing MPRPGARRRHPDRRAAERHAEHERRAVKEDTHDTLAALKGEDETFDDVLSRLIQDRCERVQAGAGLWEGTDAAEKAREKRWEMKR from the coding sequence GTGCCTCGCCCGGGCGCTCGACGACGCCACCCGGATCGACGAGCGGCGGAGCGACACGCCGAGCACGAAAGGAGAGCTGTAAAAGAGGACACCCACGACACACTCGCCGCGCTCAAAGGTGAAGACGAGACGTTCGACGACGTACTCTCGCGTTTGATCCAGGACCGTTGCGAACGGGTGCAAGCGGGCGCCGGACTCTGGGAAGGGACCGATGCCGCCGAGAAAGCCCGGGAGAAGCGATGGGAGATGAAGCGGTAG
- a CDS encoding cupin domain-containing protein — translation MNDTSSRNVDPVVKRTADVTYEAVAAADGLEKGVLIDESDGAPNFAIRRFTLAPGAEVPKHTNEVEHEQYVLAGEYTVGIGEGDDAEEYVVSAGDALLIPAGTVHWYRNDGEVEGAFLCAVPNGDDAIELLE, via the coding sequence GTGAACGATACATCCTCTCGAAACGTCGATCCGGTCGTCAAGCGCACAGCAGACGTCACGTACGAGGCGGTCGCCGCCGCCGACGGTCTCGAAAAAGGCGTTCTGATCGACGAGTCCGACGGGGCGCCGAACTTCGCGATCCGGCGGTTCACCCTCGCGCCGGGCGCCGAGGTTCCGAAACACACCAACGAGGTCGAGCACGAACAGTACGTCCTCGCGGGGGAGTACACTGTCGGCATCGGGGAGGGTGACGACGCCGAGGAGTACGTCGTCTCGGCGGGCGACGCGCTGTTGATCCCCGCGGGCACCGTCCACTGGTACCGCAACGACGGCGAGGTGGAGGGTGCGTTCCTGTGTGCGGTGCCGAACGGGGACGACGCGATCGAACTCCTCGAATAA
- a CDS encoding oxidoreductase, producing the protein MVWTVDDVPPQTGRRIVITGANSGIGFEAAKVLVRKGARVVMACRSLDRGEAAAKAVRASIRNTGETNAGDVVVRRLDLADLESVTSFPKRLELDDYPIDVLVNNAGIMGIPRRETEDGFERQFGVNHLGHFALTGTLVDSLDDDARVVTVSSGMHERGEIDFEDLHGEESYGKWDAYAQSKLANLLFAYELDRRVEDAEVDITSVGVHPGYADTSLQSRGPEMTDSAVRKVMMRAANAVFAQPAADGALPTLYAATASDVQGGEYYGPGGFFTMRGPPERQRSSERSYDREAARRLWEVSAELTGVEFGLRENRR; encoded by the coding sequence ATGGTCTGGACTGTCGACGACGTCCCACCGCAGACCGGTCGTCGGATCGTGATCACGGGCGCGAACAGCGGGATCGGGTTCGAGGCGGCGAAGGTTCTCGTCCGGAAGGGTGCCCGGGTTGTGATGGCCTGCCGGAGCCTGGACCGGGGCGAGGCCGCAGCCAAAGCGGTTCGGGCGTCGATCAGGAACACAGGGGAGACGAACGCAGGCGACGTCGTAGTCCGGCGACTCGATCTCGCCGATCTCGAGTCGGTGACGTCGTTTCCGAAACGGCTGGAGCTCGACGACTACCCGATCGACGTCCTGGTGAACAACGCCGGGATCATGGGAATTCCGAGACGGGAAACCGAGGACGGGTTCGAGCGACAGTTCGGCGTCAACCACCTGGGACACTTCGCGCTCACGGGGACGCTGGTCGACTCGCTCGATGACGACGCACGGGTGGTTACCGTCTCCAGCGGGATGCACGAACGTGGGGAGATCGACTTCGAGGACCTCCACGGGGAGGAGTCGTACGGCAAGTGGGACGCGTACGCACAGTCGAAGCTCGCGAACCTGCTTTTCGCCTACGAGCTCGACCGGCGGGTCGAGGACGCCGAGGTCGACATCACAAGTGTCGGGGTTCACCCGGGATACGCCGACACCAGCCTGCAATCGCGCGGTCCCGAAATGACTGACTCTGCGGTTCGAAAAGTGATGATGCGCGCCGCGAACGCGGTCTTCGCCCAGCCGGCGGCAGACGGCGCGTTGCCGACGCTGTACGCCGCGACCGCCTCCGATGTCCAGGGTGGCGAGTACTACGGCCCCGGTGGATTCTTCACTATGCGCGGGCCGCCAGAGCGACAACGTTCCTCCGAGCGATCGTACGACCGCGAGGCTGCGCGGCGGCTGTGGGAGGTTTCGGCGGAACTGACTGGCGTCGAGTTCGGACTCAGAGAAAATCGACGGTGA
- a CDS encoding DUF3311 domain-containing protein — translation MPRTETVLWALAFLLLVVFSVPWFLWGNATVVAGLPIWLWWHIGWMMLAAIVFYAFTRRAWDREMGIDPDSNGETP, via the coding sequence ATGCCCCGAACCGAAACCGTCCTGTGGGCCCTCGCGTTCCTGCTGCTCGTCGTCTTTTCGGTGCCGTGGTTCCTGTGGGGCAACGCGACCGTCGTCGCGGGACTGCCGATCTGGCTGTGGTGGCACATCGGCTGGATGATGCTTGCGGCGATCGTCTTTTACGCGTTCACCAGGCGTGCGTGGGATCGCGAGATGGGAATCGATCCGGACTCGAACGGTGAGACGCCGTGA
- a CDS encoding DUF1508 domain-containing protein: MSDQQPSGMLQSLYTNRIGTARTDDEIFGYWLFVIGVLAGLLGVIVFAVTDAQTVSRGIGYALAALAPPLIMIGAVIRFPLRRTAMWLAVVGGLLSVGAVVWFLSVFPGGWPRATGRIDIIGVYTVGLIVIGLAGTVVPLWTDPVYDEHAQLTETTERQRAELETSSARVEESQSRVDELEGDLAARQEELSELEEELSEREAELAALHSSSARFELFEDRGGKHRWRLRHRNGNVIAAAGQGYSSRQKCQQGMHSVMRNALGAGVLRLESEAVETTTEDGEPVPEDADEPDLAVPSVDEDLESAATFEVFEDEGGRWRWRLRHENGNIVADSGEGYASKSNTRRAMRNVRDHVSAADYLDIDPAAFEVYRDRAGQYRWRLLHENGNILGDSGQGYTRRSDARKGLESVRKNVTEAPIVDPGTEPEEETNTDAVFEVYEDKGGEWRWRLVHRNGNVIADSGEGYSARSGCIEAVDRVREYAREADVLDVERAAFEVYEDKGGEWRWRLRHRNGNIIADSGEGYASRSGCIEAVERVKRHAPGAGDEEIET, encoded by the coding sequence ATGTCGGACCAACAACCATCCGGAATGCTCCAATCGTTGTACACGAACCGGATCGGGACGGCCAGAACGGACGACGAAATCTTCGGCTACTGGCTGTTCGTGATCGGCGTCCTCGCTGGCCTGCTCGGCGTGATCGTCTTCGCCGTCACGGACGCCCAGACGGTCTCACGTGGGATCGGCTACGCGCTGGCGGCACTCGCGCCGCCGCTGATCATGATCGGCGCGGTGATCCGGTTCCCACTGCGACGGACCGCGATGTGGCTCGCTGTCGTCGGTGGGTTGCTCTCGGTGGGCGCGGTGGTCTGGTTCCTGTCGGTGTTCCCCGGCGGGTGGCCCCGGGCGACCGGCCGGATCGACATCATCGGCGTGTACACGGTCGGACTGATCGTCATCGGGCTCGCCGGCACCGTCGTCCCGCTGTGGACCGATCCGGTGTACGACGAACACGCACAGCTCACCGAGACGACCGAACGACAGCGTGCGGAACTCGAGACCTCCTCTGCGCGTGTCGAGGAGTCACAGTCTCGAGTCGACGAACTCGAGGGTGATCTCGCCGCCCGGCAGGAGGAACTCTCGGAACTCGAGGAGGAACTCTCCGAGCGCGAGGCCGAGCTCGCGGCGCTGCACAGTTCGAGTGCACGGTTCGAACTGTTCGAGGACCGGGGCGGGAAACACCGCTGGCGGCTCCGACACCGCAACGGAAACGTGATCGCGGCGGCCGGACAGGGGTACAGCTCCCGCCAGAAGTGCCAGCAGGGAATGCACAGCGTGATGCGGAACGCGCTCGGTGCGGGCGTCCTGCGGCTCGAATCCGAGGCCGTCGAGACGACGACCGAGGACGGCGAGCCGGTTCCCGAAGACGCCGACGAACCCGACCTCGCGGTACCCAGCGTCGACGAGGACCTCGAGAGCGCTGCCACGTTCGAGGTGTTCGAGGACGAGGGCGGCCGGTGGCGCTGGCGGCTCAGACACGAAAACGGCAACATCGTCGCCGACTCGGGCGAGGGGTACGCCTCGAAGTCCAACACACGGCGGGCGATGCGGAACGTCCGCGATCACGTTTCGGCGGCGGATTATCTCGACATCGACCCGGCGGCGTTCGAGGTGTACCGCGACCGGGCCGGCCAGTATCGCTGGCGGCTCCTCCACGAGAACGGGAACATCCTCGGCGACTCCGGCCAGGGATACACCCGCCGCAGTGACGCCCGGAAGGGACTCGAAAGCGTCCGGAAGAACGTTACCGAGGCGCCGATCGTCGACCCGGGGACCGAACCCGAGGAAGAAACCAACACCGACGCCGTCTTCGAGGTGTACGAGGACAAGGGCGGCGAGTGGCGCTGGCGGCTCGTCCACCGGAACGGGAACGTCATCGCAGACTCTGGGGAGGGCTACTCCGCCAGGTCTGGCTGCATCGAGGCCGTCGATCGCGTTCGCGAGTACGCCCGCGAGGCGGACGTCCTCGACGTCGAACGCGCCGCGTTCGAGGTGTACGAGGACAAAGGCGGGGAGTGGCGCTGGCGGCTGCGACACCGGAACGGCAACATCATCGCCGATTCGGGCGAGGGGTACGCCTCCCGATCCGGCTGTATCGAGGCGGTCGAACGCGTGAAGCGACACGCGCCTGGCGCCGGCGACGAGGAAATAGAAACGTAG
- the dnaG gene encoding DNA primase DnaG, which yields MNDTAKYLIHATIAADGVVERSDVVGAVFGQTEGLLGEELDLRELQQASKVGRIDVQIESENGQSFGEVTIASSLNKAETAILAASLETITRVGPCHAHIEVADIEDVRAAKRRAVVDRAKELLAEGFDESIISSEEILTEVRESARIDDIDEYDGLPAGPRVYDSDAVIVVEGRADVGRLLQCGIKNAVAVEGTNVPDAIADLTEERTVTAFLDGDRGGELILQELAQVGNVDYVTFAPAGRSVEELDRTEVMDALRAKVPYAQIADEPNARLSLQGDGTDPLSGSRVPTDPATPDRIDDGDTEDESEETATDDQQAETGETNDRDVESTVDVEPSEGSELAEPEVAQSDADGVDTGDGPGGDEEPRDRGEPDPTEDAPGEPDADASTEEPRTLRSHVEEVITESTGLARLLDAEFELLEEIDAEEAFDVVERREAAPHAVVLDGEATQRLLDVAAQRGVDQLVARSAGEYVKKPIGTRVLTADQLLVEA from the coding sequence ATGAACGACACAGCAAAATATCTCATTCACGCGACCATCGCCGCCGACGGCGTCGTCGAACGCTCGGACGTGGTCGGCGCGGTTTTCGGACAGACCGAGGGGCTACTCGGCGAGGAGCTGGACCTCCGGGAGCTCCAGCAGGCCTCGAAGGTCGGTCGCATCGACGTACAGATCGAATCGGAGAACGGACAGTCGTTCGGCGAGGTGACGATCGCCTCCAGCCTGAACAAGGCGGAGACGGCGATCCTGGCGGCCTCGCTCGAGACGATCACCCGTGTGGGACCGTGCCACGCTCACATCGAAGTGGCGGACATCGAGGACGTCCGCGCGGCAAAGCGCCGGGCGGTCGTCGACCGGGCCAAGGAGCTGCTCGCGGAGGGGTTCGACGAGTCGATCATCTCCAGCGAGGAGATCCTCACCGAGGTCCGCGAGTCCGCTCGGATCGACGACATCGACGAGTACGATGGGCTCCCTGCCGGTCCTCGCGTCTACGACTCCGACGCCGTCATCGTCGTCGAGGGGCGGGCCGACGTCGGGCGGCTGCTCCAGTGTGGCATCAAAAACGCCGTCGCGGTCGAGGGGACAAACGTTCCGGACGCGATCGCCGACCTCACCGAAGAACGGACGGTGACGGCGTTTCTGGACGGCGACCGCGGCGGCGAGCTCATCCTCCAGGAGCTCGCCCAGGTCGGCAACGTCGATTACGTGACGTTCGCGCCGGCGGGCCGCTCCGTCGAGGAGCTCGACCGGACGGAGGTCATGGACGCGCTCCGGGCGAAGGTGCCGTACGCCCAGATCGCCGACGAACCGAACGCCCGGCTCTCGCTACAGGGTGACGGTACGGACCCTCTGTCGGGGTCGCGGGTTCCGACTGACCCGGCGACCCCTGATCGGATCGACGACGGAGATACCGAAGACGAATCGGAGGAGACTGCGACGGACGACCAGCAGGCGGAGACGGGCGAAACCAACGATCGCGACGTCGAATCCACTGTCGACGTCGAACCGAGCGAGGGGTCCGAGCTGGCGGAACCGGAGGTAGCGCAATCCGACGCCGACGGTGTCGACACAGGTGACGGTCCCGGTGGTGACGAGGAACCGAGAGACCGCGGGGAGCCCGACCCCACCGAAGATGCACCCGGCGAGCCCGACGCGGACGCGTCCACAGAGGAGCCTCGAACCCTCCGGAGTCACGTCGAGGAGGTCATCACGGAATCGACGGGACTCGCCCGACTGCTCGATGCGGAGTTCGAACTCCTCGAGGAAATCGACGCCGAGGAGGCGTTCGACGTCGTCGAGCGTCGGGAGGCGGCGCCACACGCGGTGGTCCTCGACGGGGAGGCGACCCAGCGTCTCCTCGACGTGGCGGCCCAGCGTGGCGTCGACCAGCTCGTGGCCCGGTCTGCCGGCGAGTACGTCAAAAAGCCGATCGGGACGCGGGTGTTGACCGCGGATCAACTGCTCGTCGAAGCATAG
- a CDS encoding CBS domain-containing protein, whose product MRGIHIGSAFGIPVRLNWTFLIILPIFAYIIGADIGLIAEALNELFAADIDIGQLENGMTQWVLGLVAAIGLFVGVLLHEFGHSLVAMRYGYEIDSITLWLLGGLASFTEFPENWKHEFWIAIAGPVVSVAVGVVAYVGFLLTPSGLDGVAFVLGYLALLNVVLAVFNMLPGFPMDGGRVLRALLARNRPHAKATQMAAEVGKIFAFVLGLLGLFAFNVILILLAFFIYIAASGEAQQTVLKATFEGVCVRDVMTPRNELKTVTEIETVAELFERMFRERHTGYPVVRGGELVGVVTLDDASDIKEIERDAYRIEDIMSSDVATIQPDDDALTALRTMQENGVGRLPVVDEDGTLVGLISRTDLMTAFEVIQSGGSVSAFDDEAIPGPFDAGSPSK is encoded by the coding sequence ATGCGCGGTATTCACATCGGGAGCGCGTTCGGTATCCCCGTCAGACTCAACTGGACGTTTCTCATCATTCTCCCGATCTTCGCGTACATCATCGGCGCGGACATCGGACTGATTGCCGAGGCGTTAAACGAACTGTTCGCCGCCGACATCGACATCGGACAGCTCGAAAACGGAATGACCCAGTGGGTGCTCGGACTGGTTGCCGCGATCGGATTGTTCGTCGGCGTGCTGCTCCACGAGTTCGGCCACTCGCTGGTCGCGATGCGGTACGGCTACGAGATCGACTCGATCACGCTGTGGCTGCTGGGCGGACTCGCGAGCTTCACCGAGTTCCCCGAAAACTGGAAACACGAGTTCTGGATCGCGATCGCCGGGCCGGTGGTCAGCGTCGCCGTCGGCGTCGTCGCGTACGTCGGCTTCCTGTTGACGCCGTCGGGGCTGGACGGCGTGGCGTTCGTGCTGGGCTATCTGGCGCTGCTCAACGTCGTGCTCGCGGTTTTCAACATGCTCCCCGGCTTCCCGATGGACGGCGGTCGGGTACTCCGGGCGCTTCTGGCACGCAACCGCCCGCACGCGAAGGCGACCCAGATGGCCGCCGAAGTGGGGAAGATCTTCGCGTTCGTGCTCGGGCTGCTCGGGTTGTTCGCGTTCAACGTGATTTTGATCCTGCTCGCGTTCTTCATCTACATCGCCGCCTCCGGAGAGGCCCAGCAGACCGTACTCAAAGCCACCTTCGAAGGCGTCTGCGTCCGCGACGTGATGACCCCCAGAAACGAACTCAAGACCGTGACGGAAATCGAAACCGTCGCGGAGCTGTTCGAACGCATGTTTCGGGAGCGCCACACCGGCTATCCGGTCGTCCGTGGCGGGGAACTGGTCGGGGTGGTGACCCTCGACGATGCGAGCGATATCAAAGAGATCGAGCGCGACGCGTACCGGATCGAGGACATCATGTCGTCCGACGTGGCGACGATCCAGCCCGACGACGACGCGTTGACTGCCCTGCGAACCATGCAAGAGAACGGTGTCGGTAGACTGCCAGTCGTTGACGAGGACGGGACTCTCGTCGGTCTCATCTCCCGGACCGACCTGATGACCGCCTTCGAGGTCATCCAGTCGGGTGGATCGGTCAGCGCCTTCGACGACGAGGCCATTCCGGGGCCGTTCGACGCCGGAAGCCCGTCGAAGTGA